In Moorena sp. SIOASIH, the following proteins share a genomic window:
- the bchL gene encoding ferredoxin:protochlorophyllide reductase (ATP-dependent) iron-sulfur ATP-binding protein — translation MKLSVYGKGGIGKSTTSCNISVALAKRGRKVLQIGCDPKHDSTFTLTGFLIPTIIDTLQEKDYHYEDVWPEDVIYKGYGGVHCVEAGGPPAGAGCGGYVVGETVKLLKELNAFDEYDVILFDVLGDVVCGGFAAPLNYSNYCMIVTDNGFDALFAANRIAASVREKARTHPLRLAGLIGNRTSKRDLIDKYVEAVPMPVLEILPLIEDIRVSRVKGKTIFEMAETDPSLEPVCQYYLNIADQILAQPEGVVPQDAPDRELFSLLSDFYLNPQTPAVTEEEELDLMMV, via the coding sequence GTGAAACTTTCAGTTTATGGAAAAGGTGGTATCGGTAAGTCCACAACTAGCTGTAATATCTCAGTTGCCCTAGCTAAGCGGGGTCGAAAGGTGCTGCAAATTGGCTGTGACCCTAAGCATGACAGCACATTCACTCTGACTGGTTTTCTGATCCCTACCATTATTGATACCCTTCAGGAAAAGGATTACCACTACGAAGATGTCTGGCCTGAAGATGTGATTTACAAAGGTTATGGTGGTGTTCATTGCGTAGAAGCTGGTGGTCCCCCGGCTGGTGCGGGTTGCGGTGGCTATGTTGTTGGTGAAACGGTTAAGCTGCTCAAGGAACTGAATGCTTTTGATGAGTACGATGTGATTCTGTTTGACGTTCTGGGTGATGTCGTCTGTGGTGGTTTTGCTGCTCCCCTGAACTATTCCAACTATTGCATGATTGTCACCGATAACGGTTTCGATGCCTTGTTCGCTGCTAACCGGATTGCTGCTTCTGTTCGTGAAAAAGCTCGCACTCACCCGCTGCGTCTGGCTGGTCTGATTGGCAACCGCACCTCTAAGCGCGACTTAATCGATAAGTATGTCGAAGCTGTGCCGATGCCAGTGCTGGAAATTCTGCCACTAATTGAAGATATCCGTGTATCTCGGGTTAAGGGCAAAACGATATTTGAAATGGCAGAAACTGACCCTAGCCTGGAACCTGTGTGCCAATACTATCTCAATATTGCTGACCAAATCCTGGCACAGCCTGAGGGGGTTGTACCTCAAGATGCACCAGACCGGGAGTTGTTCTCTTTGCTGTCTGACTTCTACCTAAATCCTCAAACCCCAGCAGTTACTGAGGAAGAAGAATTAGACCTGATGATGGTGTAA
- a CDS encoding Fis family transcriptional regulator, whose protein sequence is MNNNPYIGSSLDELLEDDNILAEVEAVALKRVLAWQIEQAMLEKGLTKTEMTQVMKTSRAALDSLLDPNNTSVTLSTIERAANALGKRLQLQLVDSEV, encoded by the coding sequence ATGAATAATAATCCTTATATCGGTTCTTCCTTAGATGAACTTTTAGAAGACGATAACATCCTTGCTGAAGTTGAAGCCGTAGCTCTCAAACGAGTTTTAGCTTGGCAAATCGAACAGGCGATGCTTGAAAAGGGACTGACTAAAACTGAAATGACCCAGGTCATGAAAACCAGTCGTGCAGCTTTAGATAGTCTTTTAGATCCAAACAACACCTCTGTAACCCTGAGCACAATTGAACGGGCAGCCAATGCACTGGGTAAGCGCTTACAGCTTCAATTGGTTGATAGTGAAGTGTAA
- a CDS encoding ferredoxin:protochlorophyllide reductase (ATP-dependent) subunit N — protein MTVAETPQALDFECETGNYHTFCPISCVAWLYQKIEDSFFLVIGTKTCGYFLQNAMGVMIFAEPRYAMAELEEGDISAKLNDYEELKRLCLQIKRDRNPSVIVWIGTCTTEIIKMDLEGLAPKLESEIGIPIVVARANGLDYAFTQGEDTVLAAMAHKCPKEAPQVEEEKQERNAIAKLLNFGRQKEEVAAEESEYADHPPLVLFGSLPDPVVTNLTLELKKQGIKVSGWLPAKRYTELPVIEEGYYVAGVNPFLSRTATTLMRRRKCKLIGAPFPIGPDGTRAWIEKMCSVFGIEPKGLAEREAKIWESLEDYIQLLRGKSVFFMGDNLLEVSLARFLVRCGMTCHEIGIPYMDKRYQKAELALLEQTCHEMGVPTPKIIEKPDNYNQIQRIYELEPDLVITGMAHANPLEARGINTKWSVEFTFAQMHGFTNARDILELATRPLRRNNSLKDLGWDKLVKEEAKV, from the coding sequence ATGACTGTTGCTGAAACCCCTCAAGCCCTAGATTTTGAGTGCGAAACTGGGAATTACCATACCTTTTGCCCAATTAGCTGCGTCGCATGGCTTTACCAAAAGATTGAAGATAGCTTCTTTTTGGTGATTGGTACTAAGACTTGTGGCTATTTCCTCCAAAATGCGATGGGGGTGATGATTTTTGCTGAGCCACGCTATGCCATGGCAGAGTTGGAAGAAGGGGATATTTCCGCTAAGCTAAATGATTACGAGGAACTGAAGCGGTTGTGTTTGCAGATTAAACGCGATCGCAATCCTAGTGTGATTGTCTGGATTGGTACCTGCACTACGGAAATTATCAAGATGGATTTGGAAGGCTTGGCTCCCAAGCTGGAATCTGAGATTGGCATTCCGATTGTGGTGGCTCGTGCTAATGGCTTAGACTATGCTTTCACCCAGGGTGAAGATACTGTGTTGGCCGCTATGGCTCACAAGTGTCCGAAAGAAGCACCCCAGGTGGAAGAGGAGAAACAAGAGCGGAATGCGATCGCAAAACTCCTCAACTTTGGACGCCAGAAAGAAGAGGTGGCTGCGGAAGAGTCAGAGTATGCGGATCATCCACCCCTAGTGTTGTTTGGCTCCCTACCTGACCCGGTTGTGACTAACCTCACCCTAGAGTTGAAGAAGCAGGGGATTAAGGTGTCTGGTTGGTTGCCTGCTAAGCGTTACACGGAATTGCCAGTAATTGAAGAAGGTTACTATGTTGCTGGGGTGAATCCTTTCCTAAGCCGTACCGCTACTACTCTGATGCGCCGCCGCAAGTGTAAGTTAATTGGCGCACCTTTCCCCATTGGTCCGGATGGCACTCGGGCTTGGATAGAGAAAATGTGTTCTGTGTTTGGTATTGAACCAAAAGGCTTGGCAGAACGGGAAGCTAAAATTTGGGAAAGCTTGGAGGATTATATCCAGCTGTTGCGTGGTAAGTCAGTATTTTTCATGGGGGATAACTTGCTGGAAGTTTCCTTAGCTCGTTTCCTCGTTCGTTGCGGGATGACTTGCCATGAAATCGGTATCCCTTACATGGATAAGCGTTATCAGAAAGCTGAGTTAGCTCTGTTAGAACAGACTTGCCACGAAATGGGTGTACCAACTCCTAAGATTATCGAGAAGCCAGACAATTACAACCAGATTCAGCGGATTTATGAGTTGGAGCCGGATTTGGTGATTACCGGTATGGCTCATGCTAATCCTTTGGAAGCACGGGGAATTAATACTAAGTGGTCTGTTGAGTTTACCTTTGCTCAAATGCACGGCTTTACTAATGCCCGAGATATTCTGGAATTGGCAACTCGTCCGTTACGTCGTAATAACAGTCTGAAGGATTTGGGTTGGGATAAGTTAGTTAAAGAAGAGGCTAAGGTTTAG